From the genome of Toxoplasma gondii ME49 chromosome XII, whole genome shotgun sequence:
CCAGTGCGTGCGGAGTGGACGCTGTGCGCCGGGGTCCGTTGCAGCGGTGCCGATTTGGTCTGCTCTTACGGAAATGAGTGTTCATCGGTGTTATTGTTCGCCCGTCCTCGGGATTTTTTTGGTTTGCACCATGTCCTGGGCAGCAGGGCCGCACAAGTGTGCAGACTTGCACGGCGGTTTTTTTCACGGCGCAGGCGCTGAATCAGCACGCCCGACTGCCAAGGGGAAATCGTCCAGAGTTGGTTGCAGGAAAAAACACGGCCGTTCGGGTCTACTCGTCCGGCTGAAGCAAAGAAATGCACTGCTGGTGCTGGAGCCAGAGGATCATATCACCGGGAGAAACCCATTTTAAACATGTTGCTCTCCGGTGCACTGTGGAAGAACACGTTTCGTTGTGGTAGAGGCGAGCGGCTATTGCTGCGGTGCCCCCATTTTGTCAGTTTATGTCAGACACAGACAGTTCCGCAGTTCTGTTCCTGTGCGGGGCTGCGCTGTCTGTAGCAAGCACGGGAATTCCTGGGTCTGCGGATAAGACGAAGCTGCATGGAGAATCCGTTTTCAATGCAGTTTGCTGCCACGAAGCCGACACACGTTTGAACTTGATCAGTCAAGTTCTTGTGAGTCGGGGTGCCTACAGGTGAACTGGCAAAGGGTGAACCTCCTTTTTACCCGACGGCAGGGCCGGGCAAGTGCGTAGCCTCTGACCCCTTGCAACGATAGGCAAGATGGCAGGACTGACGTTCCTGTCGGTCAAAGCTCCCTGTCTGTCTTTTGAAAGAACACATCAGAAATAAGCTGCACCGGATAGTGCTGACCAGCTATGCTCCACTATTCACTGTGGTGACTCGGATTTGAGGAAGGCGACTTCTGTCATGTACGTCACACCAGAAGGTGTGCAAAGCCCCCGGAACAGACGACTGACAGACACGCCAGGAAGAGCGGCACAGGATTTCCATTTCCACAATTGACCTCTCGCGCCTGCTGTTTTAAGCGAATTCGTCTCTTGTCTTGAAACACTCACGTCTCCGCAGAAACGCTTCCAAATACAATATGCGTTCAGAGGAACGGTGCAGCGAGTCTTGACACGGTTGGTGGTATTTTCACACCAGACGAAACGCCCGCAGTCACTCAGTCCTCGGAAAGCATCCCACTGACACCTTCGCACCGTTATTTACGCGATCGAGTTGACCGGGCGACGTTCGTCACTTTTCAGTTTGACAATTATCGCATGCGCCCTTGCGCCAAAAAAGCCTGTCAAAGTTTTGCCCATGTCCCTAGGGACATGCCGCCGGACGTGTGCCTGCCGTCTACGGGTGTTGCTCTCTCAGTCCAAAGTAGCACGACTGAACAGACTGCGCCTGAAACTCAGAGTATCTGATCTGAATTCAGCAGTGATCTGGGTTGGACAGTGTACCCTCTTTTGAATACTAGCTACTGAATACCTCTGAATCCTCAGGTTCCCTTTAGAGCTGTCGAGTAGAAAAGCAGATGTGAGGTCCGTTGACACTCAGGAACTCTTATGCAAAGTCACGTTTCCGAAGGCATCGCCGGCGTGggtttctcctctgtccaCGGGTCAGACAAGTCGATGTACCCGGGCCGGACTCCAGAAACTCCCACACGATTCCGGAAGGGAGCGTACCACCGGTGCGTGTTCCAGTCTAACGGCCTGCGTCACATTATCACATTAAACAACCAGCTGTTGACTCTTCAAAAGACACGACAGACCCTAGAACGCCTGCATGAGACGGGCTACGCGCAACAACCCTAATTGGTCCTGGGCGGTGActtcctcgctctgtctGGGTGGAAGCGATGCAGCTGAACGGAAATCGCTTCCTGGCAAGCCGATGACAAAGCTATTTAGTGACTGGCGCTCTGTCTGCTGTAGCTGCTGTAGCATCATCGCAGGAGGTCCATGCTCAGATTCTGTCTCAGTCGAAGCACAGCCCCAAACCCGTCCAAACTGACGACCGTGCGAAGGGGCAAGTGTGAACTCTGGCTTCCAGCAAGGGCAGAATCCAGCGTGCACTTCGAAAAGCCCCATGTGCTGGCAAGTCGCACAAGATCGTGAGGCCCACTTGGTACCGTTTTCTGAGGTCTGCAGATTTGTGACAGGCCATGTCTACATGACTCACACGGGTTGAACTTTCGGCTTATTTTTCCGCCTTCGCCGGCGTTTCTTTGCCGCTCGTAGTTCCTCCATAACCCAAAGGTCGTCGTCGGGGTGGTCTGAACTTCCGCCTCCAACCAAACTTTCATGGAGGGAGTGGTGTTGTGCGTACAGATCGAGTTCCATCACGAATATCTGAGACAGAcgcaggaaaaagagagagaaccgtGCGTCCAGCTGCTGGCTTGCACAGCATCAGCGCAACGAAACTCCGAGCCACCACCCTTACCACTATAAAACTCGACCACGGACACGTGGGTTGTTCACATGGTAAGCGAAATCTATTCTGTACAGAACGTGATTCCCTTCCTTACACACTTCGTACCGGTGGCCCCGCGGCCTAGCGCCTGTCAGCGGTGTCTGATGCATCTGGACGCGTCCGTGTACTCCCACACAAAGAATGCCTGCTGACCAGTGCTTTCTTAGTTCTACTTTTCTAAACGGCTAGATGCCGGTCCAGCCACCGAAAGAAACATTTTTAGTCGCACCTGAGCAGTTAGCAGAGCGTCGTAGCCCGCCTCATGAGATCGACCGCACTCCGGCCCGCTGTCGCAGTTGAGCTGCTGAGGCATAGCGGATGTCGcaaaaaacggaaaacaCCTTTATTTACCAACAAACACGCCTTCTCGCAGTTTACGCACGAACCACGCGGAATCCAAACGATCTGGCGATTGCGCAGAGTGAAAACTCGGCGACGCTTATCCAAGGTGTGTCCACATTCCTCGACTTCCCATCCGAGGGAAACGGATGTCTCTCGCGAACGCTGTACACTTCAGGAGGCAAATCCGAAGCACCTGGTGTTGCGCGATACAGTCGTTCAACGATTTATTCGGTTGTGGAcaactctttctctccatggCCCGCTCCGTAGGTAACCAAATCGTGTGTGGGGCGTCCGTTTTTTTTTCCATTCAGGAGCATACCGTTATATTCGATGATCTTATGTGTTCACATTAgtataactcaaatcgaataaacagagacattatagtACCTAGGATCTCAGTTTAAGTTAAGGAGTCCTTTGTTTACAGCTTGTACCGTATTCACAACAGAACGAGGCGTCGTACATCCGTGCTAACGCCTCCGAATTTCAGGACGGTTTTGAGCCGAGTCACACGGCGTTGTTTGGAAAACTCGCTGACCTGGAAAGTCAAATCAAAGGCGCTTCGTCGATGGGGTGCGATCTCGAAGACGCACAAGCTTTCGCTTCTGAGAAGGTGATGGCGAAGAGAGACTAAGGAGGTCGTCCTGCgatacacatgcacaaaaAAGAGTGACCGACTATGTTGGCCCCagtcctctctgccttcgaACCACGACACGGAAACGCTTTGCAGCCCCACAGCTGCGTTCATCAGAGTCTCGGATGCTAGCTGTAAAAGTGGAATACCGACACTGCCGCGTTCCCGGCTCTGCATGGAGTCACTGAAGCCGTTCCTTCGTACGAATACAGTGCGGCCCTTAGGACTGCTAAAGGCAGTGCTCTTCCGCAAGCGATTCGTTAGTGCGGGTGGGACAATAACAATGAAGGTTCTACTCCAGAACGACGACGGAGGCCAGCCACGCGAGCAAACAGTCCGCTTCGCTGTAATGCGGGGATATGctcagggaagaagaaaaaaccagTTTCCCCGAGGAGGGCTTACAGCCAAAGTGGGTGTGCCGAACCCTGCGGTCATGCACCACATTGACAGCCAAAGGAACACAGAGCGGGAACTCTTCCAACCTTCGAAAAGCTCCTGTTTGGCCCGGCTGTCGCGCGGGCCtccctgcttcctctctggcgGGAGACGACAGCCGTGACACCTGCAGTTGCATCCTTACCTCGGATCCCCGATTTTCAGAACGAACGTTTTGCCCTCGTTTGCTACGTGCTTCGTATCATAAATGCCTCCAGTGAACAGCCTGAAAGCAACCGCAAAACCTCTGCCGCAACTCATTGACTCAGTTGAACACTACCGCGTGGACCTGTGTAGCTGAGACGCAGACCAGGAAGGGTGTGTAACGAAGACGACTAGAGCATCCAGCAAactggaaaaaaaagacagtcTTCAACTCCCAAATGTCTGTCACTTGTGGCTGACTTGAGCTCCTTGCAAGAGACATCACGGGTTGCCTCCTGTGGGccgctttttttcttgcaGACATTCGCGTCTCGCACAGGGAACGCGGGTCTTCAGGGTGTCCGAGAAGCGATGATACACAACCTCACGAGTCTCTCAGCCGAAATGCCGACACGACACCAGCGAACAGACTCGTTTGCCGCAAAGTTGGGTGGCGACCCGTTACACGATGTGAGTCAGACGGCAGCAGGCAGTTGAAGATCGTCGGAGCaacgaaaacgagaagagtgCCTCACGAGAatcaaagaaaagaaacataCTGAGTACACACAGGACGCCAGAAACCCAGAGGAATCTCAATTCGAATGCGGATGTCTCCGACCTCGTGAGGCGTCTCAAAAACACCCGCGCTTCCAAAAGGGTACACACGAGCCTTTGAAGTGCAAACAGAAGTTGCCTTGGTGCGGCAACCGCCGGCCAgttgtctctcgcgtttgaAGAAAACCTGTCTCCAAAAGAATTCCCTGCTCGGTCATCCGTCTGCCGCTGTGTTTCCAAGAGACACACCTTTGCCCAGGAATTGCAAGCATCCCTTTTTGAATCGAAATGTGGATGACCTCTGCTTTACACAAAAGGGACTGTCAGCATCTGACTGTGAATCGAAATGCGGACAGGTTGGGAAGTGACGATAGGGCAAAAGCTTGGGTCTTCCTGCTCCTGTTGCCGACTGGCGTTCCAGTGACTCGCGAAACCGTAAGGTGCACCAACGCGGTTGTCAATGTCGGCGACGCACCTCAACATTTCGCTGCAGAACTCTGGCAGAGTGCCGGGGACTTTGCCAATGAATTTGTCGAAGACATGCAACAAGTCGAGGTGCCCGTTGTGGACTACAAGaggtttttccttctccacgaTGGCTTCGATGAGGCGCTGCAAGCCGGTTACTTCCAGGCCGCCGGGAGCGCCTCCGGCAGAAGCTCGGTTCGAGTCTGCACTTTTGGGAACTTCTCGCCGGGCCGTCGAGGCAGCTGAGCGCCGCGGACGCAAGCAGGACGAAACGTAGGACGCAAACACACACTTGATGATTGGTGCGAAACGCGCAAAGTGCCACAGGGAACGCTGCGACATTCACCTTGTGCACCAAGGGCGAGCTGGCGGGCGCTCGGTCTATACCTGAGCACCTTGACAGACTGCCCCTGCAGCGGTGGCCAAAAGCGGATGTGAGTGGAAGACGCCCACAAACAGGACCCCCAAGGCCGACTCGGCATTCCGCGAAAGTCCGAGCGACGTTGCTCACAGCACACACATCGAGGGGGAATCACACCAGCCTGTACCAAGGCCTCATTCTCCCAGTCGGGCCGCTCGAAACATCCCTCACATGCAAAGGAACACCAGCGTAGACCTTCCCTCACGACGCAACGCGTCTCACGAGCTCTCGGAACGCGGCACGCAACCTCTTCAGCTCCtagcgaaggcgacgcaggtACAACGCCTTACAAAGGCTTCGCTCGGCTGCCCTGCACCAAACACCCTAGACAGTAGGAGGACGTCGTGAGACCGTTTCCGACGTCGCCCCTCATCACCGGGTGACATGAAAACATCGCCAGAAGCTCGGGGAACGTTGAGCGCGGCATCTCTCTACCCCCACACAGGTTAGACCCCTAGGTACCGAGAAGCTACGTGAAACGCTAATGACACGGCGTATCAAGCGCGTACTATTCGGTGGCCAGACTCCGATCCTAGCCGTGAGAGTCGTCTGTCGACTCGAGGTTCCCCAAGCCTCTCGCGtaccttcttctgtctcgccttccggTTGGTCAGCTGGCCGACCCGCAGCTACTCGAggcttcctgtctccgtcgttcaTCCCGCCATTTGAGGTTCTCAGCCCCATGTCTCCGTTGCCCGAGGAGGCACCGTGCCTGCATACGTTCGCCGCGCCTGCCTGGCGCGCTTGTTGCTGCAGCTCCGCGAGTCGGATGTAGTCGAAGCCTGCGCTTATCCACTCGTTGAAGTCCAAGCCGTTCTGAAGCAACCACTTCAGAGTCGCTGTGTCGACCCCCCCCTGCTTCCGCTGCTGCGGAAAGGCGTAGAAAGTGTACGGCGCCAACTCCCATTTTaccgcttcttcgtcgctgcatgcgccggcgGACTCTGGCGCGTCGCTGCGCCTTTGAACGCCCTCCCGCGGGTCGTCCGTCGCGGTCTGCGAAGAGCCGGACGGCTGTCGAGCGGCCGCCTTTGAGCTACACAAAGCACTGGTTTGTGAAGACTCTTCGGACgccggagagcgagaggaagacgcagcaCGACGACGACGAGCTGCGCAAATGCCGAGTTGcggcgcgaggaagaactccGCGGCCTGGACGCAGCGCTCGAAGTAGGACTTGAGGCACACAGGACGTTTCGCTGCCGAAGACTGGTGAGGAAACAGCCCCGTGAACTCTGCAGCAACCACAGCAAGCAGcgggggagagacgcagaggcgctcCACGGCTAGTCCAAACAATTCGGAGGTGCCAAGGCGTCGGTGGCAAAAGTCGCATgcgacagcgaagcagacCAAAAAACAATGAAGAGATTCCGACTCAACGACGCGGCTCAGGTGCTGCTCACGAATGGTGAAGGTCCCCGTGGGGTATCCAGGCACAGAGACGAGTTCTTAAAAGGGTGGAAATTGGCGACAGCTGGAGAAagagttgcatgcagagggacCTTTCAGAAGTGACCTCTTCTGGAGAATCCCTCCTCCTAggtgtcttctttgtcggCTTGCCCCCCTCTTCCGTCCAGACGGCGCTTCGCTCGTTGCACACACTCACCCAAGTCGACGGCAACAAAGTCAGCATCGCAAATGTCTTTCACAGCTTGGTCAAGCAGACGCGCTCTGTCGGCGTCGCTGAGACAGCGTGAGCGAGCACCGGAGTTGGCGCCATCGACTGAACTGTGAGTGCTGCCATCTTCTCCAGAACCTGGCGGGCTCTCAGCCTGCCGCGTCGTCTCCGCTCCCATTCgtggaacagaaaaaaactgaACAGCGCTCCACCTTGGCGACCGGAGAAGCTTAAGTGAAAGAatcagagaaaggagtctTTCCGGACATTGAAAGGTcacagacgagaaacgccTACACTTGTCCCCATAAAGACGACGCCCGCTTCGTTGCAGGAACTCTTTTGCTGGAGGTGAGCTGCACCCACGATCCTGAATGGGGCTCCAGttgggagagaaagaggcaggcaaGTCCTTTGCGATTGTTGACACACGGAGGCTAGAAAACCGCCACTGTCATTGGACAGGCGACGTTTGGGCCGATGCAAGAACTGTCGCACCCACAGAGTAGGTTGCGCCCATTGATTCAGTGGGGTAAGAACCGCGAGCGACTGGAGCAGCTGACGAATCACGAATTGGTGGAATATGCGGTGTGACTTCTGTCTATTTCCACGGTCGAATTTCGGGCGTCAAACTAAAGAAAAAGTTCCTGTATGCAAGGCAGGCTGACCGGCTCTCGGCGTCAGCGCACTCGGACGCGCTGGAGATAAAGTCGGCAGAAAATAGCATTGTTTTCAGAGACGTCCAGACAAATGGGGAAGACGCATTCGCTCCAATAGTTCAAAATGCAAAGCGACTGCAGGACGACGATCAACTCTTGATTTGCTCGCGCTTCGGGGAGCTTTACGTTGAACTGCGCCGAGGTAACACACCAAACGACACCCGGGGCAtttcgacagagaaacgcggcggTCCAGAGAACCGAAGTAAACAACAAGAAAATTCGAGTGCGAGAGGATGCGCGAAGAAAACTGAGTAGAACGACTTCTTCGCTGTTGCGTCTAGTCGCATGCAAACAACGCTGTCGAGTCTGCATGCTGTGCCGGTACGCAAGACCGCGTCGATTTGCCAAGTGCGTGGCAGCAGGCTCTTCCATTCTCTCCATGGTGGTTTTACCAGCGTGCAAAGACATCAGTCTGAAGACACATCTGCTTTGAATCAAGTTGCCCTCCTGGCTTCTGCGCTCTGTTTTTTATCCGGAGAGGCATGCAGGTACGGGGAACTTCTTTGTGCAGACCAGAGGCATTCCCTTGCGATCGAAAGCAGCTGTCCGAGTTAATGCATTTGTCGGTAGCGAGTAACCTTTGCTTGCCCATGCTCCTCAGACTGACAAAGAAGCACCTCTTCAGCTGTAACTCTGTTGGAATCCTTGCCAAATGCATAACCATCCTATTCTTCATTTGTAACCGGCTCTACAGGCTCCCGGGGGTTAGCGTACTCAGCGTTCCCTTTCCCGAAACACTCTGAGCTGTCTTTTCGTGCTGCTTTTTTATTTCCATGTGAAAGGGTGGTAGCAACACGCGAGGCATAGAAGGACGCTCGAACAATagtctgcctcttcgttgGTTTCGTGGGAAAGAGCGCAAGTGTGCGAGCGGCCAATGTGAGCGAGTTAAAGGTGCTCTTTTATCTGCACTGTCCCTCACGACGGTCAAGGCGATCGTTCACTCTTGATAAACCTTTTTCATGGGTCTGGGGATCACGATTTCTCTAGGAGGGCATTTGCTCGACGTTAGCCGGCAAACAAAGCCCTCCTAAATCCAAACCAGCAGTTTAAGTAGCAGTCTATATGGTGCAGAGAGGCTTATAAGGATGCCTGTGTCTCAGAGGTGATTACTCGCTATACCTGTACACTTCACGTGGTCTCGAAAAGCACACTGGAACTTGaatccggtaaacaaagaccttcaagtTCTAAATCGGAAGTCCAACTCGTACTTCTTCCCAGACAGAAGTCGGAGCAGAGCGTTTCACGCGATAGCCCATGCTCTGTTCGGCTGAGGTAGTCATAGGTAGGATCCCAGACACTGTACGGAAGTAGTGAAAAGCAGTGGGTCGCGAAAACACTGTACGATACGCCTGCGTTTCCTGTTGAAGCGGGATGCTAGGGAAGCTACGGACGCACCTTCGTCAACCTAGCCAAAACTGAGTCTTCTATCGGAGCATAACTCGCGTGGCGGGTACTGGTTTCCTTAGCTAGTTATTGAGAAACGCTCACGAGGTCAAAGTGATGACTCTGGAATGTCAGGGGTCTGCGTCAGAGCCACAGCACACTAGTGTGTACACTGTTCGACCCTGATTACTTAACTCAGTTGGTACGGGGGTTGATCTTCTGTACCAGTCGATCTGGAGCCGTTTCTTGCcttgctcttttctttcgcctgGAGCAACAGTTTCTCTTCCATCCACCATTTCGAAGTTGTGGCACCGGATCCAGCAGGACGACGCACTTGAGGCTTCGCTCGTGCCGCCTTCGAGTTTTGCCGGGAGCGTGGGTGATCGCAACTTGGCTGCTGAGTGTCTAGCGAACAGGCGAATTCTTTCTTTCCGTGGAATCTGCGTGTGCGAGGTTTGTGGCGTTCTGTACAGGTGCAGGGAAAAGAGATGCTACAGACATACACTGAGAAGCCGCACCAAGAATCCAGCAAagctgcgaagaagaaacttcAGCGACCCTGCCTTGGATTTTTTCGTAGGAGGTTCGCACGCAGGCGAAATTCTCGTACTGGAGGGATCGCCGCTATTTCTGCACGAAACTTTCTTGAGAAAGTATTCTGCTGAATTTAGGTTTACTGCGTAAACAATCCAAAATATGTGGGAGACAACCATGGTCCAGCCTCAGGACGCGCAATCGAAGCGtgaccccccccccccacccTCCCATCAGCCTGTTTAGAGTTTGACCTTGACATGCATCGATGTTAATATTTTAAATGTAACAGAATAAGAAACCTTTGTGCGTCACGTCCTATGTGAAACGCTCCTCCTCGGTTCTGGAGGCAAGACGATCGACAAGAAAACGTCTCTCGAAATGGAGATGCAGTCATCAAAGAGCGAAAGATAGATTCGACCTTTTTGCACGCTCCGTGAGGAAGAACTGACGGAACTTCGCCTTTTGTTTCCACCAGCAGCTGTCACAATACTTTGGAAGACCTTTTTTCTCAACccagtttttttctctctgcatgcaggatCGGGTGTCGCAAAGCGCGGTCCACGTTGAGGAGCATGCAGTTCATCTGCGTGTTCCTGCATCGAAGCCGCTTCCAGGTTTATTTTACTGTGAGGCAGTTGCTGCTTCTTTTAACTGGCATCTTCGTGACTTTAAATTGCAGCGGACAGTTCGACAGgcgttcttcctttccatcatctgtctccactctgcGGTGTTCTCGACCCGGAGCCTGCAGACACTGTGCAAAGCACGGCAGTCGAG
Proteins encoded in this window:
- a CDS encoding CAF1 family ribonuclease (encoded by transcript TGME49_300340), translated to MGAETTRQAESPPGSGEDGSTHSSVDGANSGARSRCLSDADRARLLDQAVKDICDADFVAVDLEFTGLFPHQSSAAKRPVCLKSYFERCVQAAEFFLAPQLGICAARRRRAASSSRSPASEESSQTSALCSSKAAARQPSGSSQTATDDPREGVQRRSDAPESAGACSDEEAVKWELAPYTFYAFPQQRKQGGVDTATLKWLLQNGLDFNEWISAGFDYIRLAELQQQARQAGAANVCRHGASSGNGDMGLRTSNGGMNDGDRKPRVAAGRPADQPEGETEEAASTARREVPKSADSNRASAGGAPGGLEVTGLQRLIEAIVEKEKPLVVHNGHLDLLHVFDKFIGKVPGTLPEFCSEMLRLFTGGIYDTKHVANEGKTFVLKIGDPRTTSLVSLRHHLLRSESLCVFEIAPHRRSAFDLTFQQLNCDSGPECGRSHEAGYDALLTAQIFVMELDLYAQHHSLHESLVGGGSSDHPDDDLWVMEELRAAKKRRRRRKNKPKVQPVPLDWNTHRWYAPFRNRVGVSGVRPGYIDLSDPWTEEKPTPAMPSET